Proteins found in one Streptococcus iniae genomic segment:
- the tnpA gene encoding IS200/IS605 family transposase, with protein MAKTSYSLSHTKWMCKYHIVFTPKYRRKSIYYKIRQDLIEIFRYLCQYKGVEIIEGHMMADHVHMLVLIPPKLAISDFMGYLKSKSALMIFDKHANLKYKYGNRKFWARGYYVSTVGLNEKTVAKYIREQEKDDIALDKLSVKEYEDPFSDGGFRTR; from the coding sequence ATGGCTAAAACCAGTTATAGTTTATCACACACCAAATGGATGTGCAAATATCACATTGTGTTCACACCAAAGTATCGGCGCAAGTCCATTTACTATAAAATTAGACAGGACTTAATCGAAATTTTCCGTTATCTATGCCAATATAAGGGTGTTGAAATTATAGAGGGGCATATGATGGCGGACCATGTTCACATGCTTGTTCTGATTCCACCAAAACTTGCGATTTCAGATTTCATGGGTTACCTGAAAAGTAAGAGTGCTTTAATGATCTTTGATAAGCATGCCAATTTAAAATATAAATATGGAAATCGCAAGTTTTGGGCACGAGGGTACTACGTCAGTACGGTTGGCTTAAACGAGAAAACTGTTGCGAAATACATACGTGAGCAAGAGAAAGACGACATCGCACTCGATAAGTTAAGTGTAAAAGAATACGAAGATCCATTCTCGGATGGAGGCTTTAGAACACGATAA